The window GTAATTTTATGGTGAATTTATGAGGTACTTAAATAAGTCATCAATAATTGCGTTTGCAGCTAAAATCCCACTTCCAATCCAGTAGTCCGGAACTAAATAAACTTTATTTTGTTGCACAGCCTTTAAATTTTGCCAAAGTGGATTTGATTTGAGTTGCTCTAATTTATTTTTTGCTGTTTGGTTTCCTTGGGTACTATTTTCAGCCGTCCAGATAAATATAACATCACCGTCTGCTTTTTCGATTAATTCATTACCAATAGACATTTGAATCGAATTACTAAATAATTTCTCTCCCTCTGATGCACTGAGATTTTGTGAGTCTGGGCGAGATAACCCAGCGTCTTGTAAAACAATGCCGCAGAATGAATCACGTAGATAAATATTAATATTACTTGGATACACTCGCACTACAGACACTTTGAGTTTTGATAAATTATCACCCATGCGCTGCTTAAATTCTTCGAGACGACGGTAATAATTTGCCATGACTTGTTGACCAATTTTTTCCTTTCCTAAGGCTACACTAATATTGGTAAACACCTCTTTCCATTTACCACTATGTTCAAAGTTCAATAAAATTGTTGGGGCAATTTTTGAAGATAGATTATAAATATATCGCTGATAGTCAGAACCTAAAATTAAGTCTGGTTTAAGCGCGAGAATATTTTCTAAGTTAGGTTCGCCATTCTTACCAATGTTTTTCACTCCGATCAGCTTGTCTTGTAAATAAAAAGAGAAATCGAAGAAAATGCTACCAAC is drawn from Chlorogloeopsis sp. ULAP01 and contains these coding sequences:
- a CDS encoding iron-siderophore ABC transporter substrate-binding protein; translation: MNDSYIKIKSFTHWFRFGIVIFCTLLLAVACHHGGSIPANYQSTNPACRQFEHAAGITCIPENFQRLVTLDDASFENAIALGIKPVGSIFFDFSFYLQDKLIGVKNIGKNGEPNLENILALKPDLILGSDYQRYIYNLSSKIAPTILLNFEHSGKWKEVFTNISVALGKEKIGQQVMANYYRRLEEFKQRMGDNLSKLKVSVVRVYPSNINIYLRDSFCGIVLQDAGLSRPDSQNLSASEGEKLFSNSIQMSIGNELIEKADGDVIFIWTAENSTQGNQTAKNKLEQLKSNPLWQNLKAVQQNKVYLVPDYWIGSGILAANAIIDDLFKYLINSP